One window from the genome of Natrialba magadii ATCC 43099 encodes:
- a CDS encoding PDDEXK family nuclease, giving the protein MIDDAIRVLAGDCTVIAEGTDRSEYRGRVTTIVKPDNTVLVHDIDGYQPVAWLTRADSVSSDRTDDFTLVAKKDTQTLRIAAHDQDGFANYPASAAGTPVGTCPDGDCTGSLVRSKGVRCVDCGTRYGVPADATIKDDQSHCECGLPRMRVERGLAFDVCLDRNCESLDEAVREAFDREWDCPESGCDGDLRILRRGGLIAGCEHYPECDTGFAMPGGVVDGECACGLPTFETRGGSRCLDATCERHQRRQVGAASGH; this is encoded by the coding sequence ATGATCGACGACGCGATTCGCGTGCTCGCCGGCGACTGCACCGTCATCGCCGAAGGTACCGACCGCTCGGAGTATCGTGGCCGGGTGACGACGATCGTCAAGCCCGATAACACCGTTCTCGTCCACGATATCGACGGCTACCAGCCAGTCGCCTGGCTCACCCGGGCCGACAGCGTCTCCAGCGACCGCACGGACGACTTCACCCTCGTCGCGAAGAAAGACACCCAGACGCTTCGAATCGCAGCCCACGATCAGGACGGCTTCGCCAACTACCCGGCCTCTGCGGCCGGCACACCCGTCGGCACCTGTCCGGACGGCGACTGCACCGGCTCGCTCGTTCGCTCGAAGGGCGTCCGCTGTGTCGACTGCGGAACGCGCTACGGCGTGCCCGCTGATGCGACGATCAAGGACGATCAGTCCCACTGTGAGTGTGGGCTCCCGCGAATGCGCGTCGAGCGCGGCCTCGCGTTCGATGTCTGTCTCGACCGAAACTGCGAGTCGCTCGACGAGGCCGTCCGCGAGGCGTTCGACCGCGAGTGGGACTGCCCCGAATCGGGCTGTGACGGCGACCTCCGGATTCTCCGTCGTGGCGGCCTCATTGCTGGCTGCGAGCACTATCCGGAGTGTGACACCGGGTTTGCCATGCCCGGCGGCGTCGTCGACGGCGAGTGCGCCTGTGGTCTCCCGACGTTCGAAACGCGCGGCGGTTCACGGTGTCTCGACGCGACGTGTGAGCGTCACCAGCGCAGACAGGTGGGGGCGGCGAGTGGCCACTGA
- a CDS encoding PhnD/SsuA/transferrin family substrate-binding protein encodes MNPAEDTIDIEVQYQPLFELIEDEFDVEIEGLPTQSYSGTMVELERAGEGDMTLADTSPGAVPQLGPEEIDVVGMREAFGAERYFGTLVTTADSGITDVSDLEGEAVAMADVGSVSGGMAPLWMLHEAGLDIGNVAEGGGAEDFEWRSGVSHDLAVEELINDDTIAAAGAGEFASVPHVPVEQIEDEYPDLYEISPEVDIAGTRDPELRLLDVSPAIPRAPIVVNAGWQDDLRSDIEEFMQNVEAEELQHDAFDLADELGLDLPDEMLEEYNEGTLDTDDYDLDEDQEADWQDFDDHTLWFSGIVAADHEDYEPVRDFAEDLDIAFDDIE; translated from the coding sequence ATGAACCCGGCAGAGGATACGATCGATATCGAAGTGCAGTATCAGCCGCTGTTCGAGCTGATCGAAGACGAGTTCGATGTCGAAATCGAGGGGCTGCCAACGCAGAGTTACTCCGGAACGATGGTGGAACTCGAACGTGCAGGAGAGGGTGACATGACCCTTGCTGACACGTCACCGGGTGCAGTGCCACAGCTTGGTCCCGAAGAAATCGACGTCGTCGGCATGCGTGAAGCGTTCGGTGCCGAGCGCTACTTCGGAACGCTGGTGACGACGGCAGACAGCGGGATCACCGACGTATCTGACCTCGAGGGGGAGGCAGTTGCGATGGCAGACGTCGGCTCGGTTTCGGGCGGTATGGCACCGCTGTGGATGCTTCACGAAGCCGGTCTCGACATCGGAAACGTCGCCGAGGGTGGCGGTGCCGAGGACTTCGAGTGGCGCAGCGGCGTCTCGCACGACCTCGCTGTCGAGGAACTCATCAACGACGACACCATCGCAGCAGCCGGTGCCGGTGAGTTCGCGTCCGTTCCACACGTTCCGGTCGAACAGATCGAGGACGAGTATCCGGACCTCTACGAGATTTCCCCGGAAGTCGATATCGCCGGCACGCGCGATCCTGAACTGCGACTGCTGGACGTGTCGCCGGCGATTCCACGAGCACCAATCGTCGTCAACGCTGGCTGGCAGGACGACCTCCGGTCCGACATCGAGGAGTTCATGCAGAACGTTGAGGCCGAAGAACTCCAGCACGACGCCTTCGACCTGGCTGACGAACTTGGTCTCGATCTGCCGGACGAGATGCTCGAAGAGTACAACGAGGGAACGCTAGACACTGACGACTACGATCTGGACGAAGATCAGGAAGCAGACTGGCAGGACTTCGACGACCACACGCTGTGGTTCAGCGGCATCGTTGCGGCCGATCACGAGGACTACGAGCCAGTTCGTGACTTCGCTGAGGACCTCGATATCGCCTTCGACGACATAGAGTAA
- the endA gene encoding tRNA-intron lyase, producing the protein MSLEGRFDDDAGVVRVGHDARQRYHDSRGYGYPLEGNEIALAPVEAAHLLYRGDLDAVVERSTGDRLDFQAFVNREPGTDFGVRFLVYADLRERGFYLSPAREPWIDESLLDAEHERIDFAVFPRGKGPGDGEVEHALRVIGERTDIPASELADGVLAVVDEESEITYFDVNARDPSGGTDTDLPSEVNATLLEDRVVLWEPPIDLYEDAFYGQPLEGREYERPTLQCSLLEAAYLAERGVIDLAFETVVERGREVEGERFDRRLRVYTELREREIVPKTGYKFGSDFRTYANVESVSELSHSELLVRVHPDSHVFEPRDLALDVRLAHGVRKTMVFALVGESDGESEGDIDADATVTTDASEQIEWWSLERLTP; encoded by the coding sequence ATGTCACTGGAGGGGCGATTCGACGACGACGCAGGCGTCGTCCGCGTCGGCCACGACGCACGCCAGCGCTACCACGACTCGCGCGGCTACGGCTACCCACTCGAGGGCAACGAAATCGCGCTCGCACCGGTCGAAGCCGCACACCTGCTCTATCGCGGCGACCTCGACGCGGTCGTCGAGCGGTCGACCGGCGACCGCCTCGACTTTCAGGCCTTCGTCAACCGCGAACCCGGTACCGATTTCGGTGTTCGATTCCTCGTCTACGCGGATCTGCGCGAACGTGGCTTCTACCTCTCGCCCGCACGGGAACCGTGGATCGACGAGTCACTTCTGGATGCAGAACACGAACGGATCGACTTCGCCGTCTTCCCCCGCGGCAAAGGCCCCGGCGACGGCGAAGTCGAGCACGCGCTTCGCGTCATCGGCGAGCGAACCGACATCCCTGCAAGCGAACTCGCCGACGGTGTCCTCGCCGTCGTCGACGAGGAGAGCGAGATTACGTACTTCGACGTGAACGCGAGAGATCCGAGCGGCGGGACGGACACCGACCTCCCAAGCGAGGTCAACGCAACCCTCCTCGAGGACCGGGTGGTCCTCTGGGAGCCGCCGATCGACCTCTACGAGGACGCCTTCTACGGCCAGCCACTCGAGGGCCGCGAGTACGAGCGGCCGACGCTACAGTGTTCGCTGCTCGAGGCGGCCTACCTCGCCGAGCGAGGTGTGATCGACCTCGCGTTCGAAACGGTAGTCGAGCGCGGTCGTGAGGTCGAAGGGGAACGGTTCGACCGACGACTGCGGGTGTACACGGAACTGCGTGAGCGTGAAATCGTCCCCAAGACGGGCTACAAGTTCGGATCGGACTTCCGGACGTACGCGAACGTCGAGTCCGTCTCCGAGTTGAGCCACTCCGAGTTGCTGGTGCGTGTCCATCCAGACAGCCACGTCTTCGAACCGCGAGACCTCGCACTCGACGTGCGGTTAGCCCACGGCGTCCGGAAGACGATGGTGTTCGCGCTCGTCGGTGAGTCGGACGGAGAAAGCGAGGGTGATATCGATGCTGATGCGACCGTCACTACCGACGCCAGCGAGCAGATCGAGTGGTGGTCACTCGAGCGACTCACTCCCTGA